A stretch of DNA from Lycium ferocissimum isolate CSIRO_LF1 chromosome 4, AGI_CSIRO_Lferr_CH_V1, whole genome shotgun sequence:
GTGGTTCATATTGAGTGACTCTGTCATGACTGTTATTTGTAGGAAAATCAGTTGGATAGGTCGAGCTGGAAACAGTCTAGACTCTTGAATAGAATCTAAGATGTTAGTATTTCCTGTACCATCTTGAGCAGATGGAAAAGTATCTTCTTTGAACACCACTTCTCTACTTATAAAAAAATGATGACTGTCAGTATCATCTAGTGTGTAACccttttgagtttttgaataCCCCATATGAATAGCAGTACTGGTTCTAAGCATCAATTTGTCATGCTCCTGCACTATCTTAGCAAAGCACATACATCCTAACACTCTTAGGTGCCCCAAAGGTGGTTTCTATGATACACCCTTTTATATGGAGGCATTTTATTGATCAAGCAAACTGCAGCTAAAACACAATGTCCCAGAACTTCAGATGTATTTTCCCTTGAAATTTTATTCCCTTAGTAACTTCTAGGATATGTTTATACTTTCTCTCAGCCACCTCATTCTGTTAGGGTGTGTAGGGACAAGTTCTTTGATGCATGGTCCCTAAAGATTTCAATAGATTATCACAGATTGAATTGACAAATTCTATCCCATTGTCACTTCTAACCACATTCACTATTTTGTTGAACTGTGTTTGAACATAACTCAAAAATTGTTGTAGAAAAATAAACACATCAGGCTTATGCTTAAGGAGGAAAATCCAAATCATTCTGGAATAATCATCTACCACAATCAAGAAGAACTTGTTTGCATAAAAAATAGGTGCCTTATAAAGCCCTATAGATCAATATGTATGGGGAAGGAAAGGGAAATCTAGCTTTTTGCACAAGGACATATATTATATTTGTCAACTTCAGCATGTATAACATGcttattaagaggaaaaatcTTCTGTAAGAAACTATAAAACAGTAATAGAAGTGTGACCTAATCATCTGTGCCACAATCCaatattgatttttttcaactttactCTGCCATCAGCAACAAGAGACACTTGATTTATTGTGCTTGCTTAACTTACTGATCAGTATATACAACCCATTATCCTCCTTAACAATCTCGTTCACCTTTCCACTGAAGAGCTTCTGAAATAGGCAAAAATCAGGGAAGAAATTTGTTGAGCATCTTAGTTCCTTTGTGATTTTGGAGACTGATAACAAATTATACTTAAACTGAGGTACATGAAACACATTTGTCACAGTGTTTCTACTTGAAATTATACTTGCACCAGTATAATTAACTTGGTTCATATCACCATTTGGTAAGTAAACTGGTTTTGGAATACTAGTTTCAGTTATACTAGACTTGTTTAATAGATTGATGTCTGACACCATGTGGTTAGTAGCACCAGTATCTATGATCCACTTTTGTGCTTGATTAGCAGCTAATAAGGCTTGATTATTATCTGCTACATTAGCTGCTTTTACAGCCTCAGTAGCTACTAAAGCATGATTAATACCTGCTGCATTAGCCACATTAACATATGCAAGGGTTGAATTATTCAGCATTTGTTTGATTTGCTCATATTGCTCAGGGTTAAAACTACCTCCAAGCTGAATTATTGGACCTTGTTGACTAGAGGATCCTGCTTGTTGGTTGATACTCACTTTCAAACTCTTATTTCCCACAGTAGACCTATCAGTGTTGTATATTTAAGACTGCAAACTAGTTGGCCTGTAGTTCTGAGAACACACATTGGATTGAACCATACTACTATCTTGAGCACCTGAAGCATTTACTGAGACATTATATGCAGTAGCATTTCCACCAGCTTTCCTTTTTGGCTTGTAATCAGCAGGATAGCCATTGAGTTTCTAGCAATCATCCCTAGTGTGATTTCTAAGCTTACAAAAATCACAATATAGGTTGTTATTGATGCTATTGTTATAATTCTTCTTGAAGCTGGGATTGTTGTTGCCTTTGGAATACATAGCCACAGACCCATAAGTGCTCATATTGTTCATTGTAGCAGCATTAACCCCAGGAATTCCTGATGTACTAGCAACCCCTTTTTGGCTTTCTTCACCTATAATCTTGCATATGCCTGATTGACTGTAGGAAGATGATTCATTAATAGAATTTGGCTCCTGGCCAATTGACAAGACTCATTCAAACCCATGAGGAACTGATATAACTTCTTCCTTTGCAGGAATTGAACAAAGTCTCTGGACTTAGGGCAATCACATCCTGCAGCAGGCACAATATTTTCAAATTCATTCTATAATTCTTTCATTCTAGCATAGTACACAGACACAGATGAGGGACCCTGATAGAGAATGGCAATTTCTTTATGCAAATTAAAAGTTCTTGAACTATCTATTCGATCAAAACTCTCTTGCAAATCTGCCTAGACAGCATGTGCACTAGAACCAAACACTACACCACCTAGCAAATTCTTTGACACTACATTCATAATCTAAGAAATCACTATTGCGTTCACCCTCTCCCATTGATCCCACAATTCTTCAGGgtacttttctttcttgcaaGAACCATTACAATACCCCATTTATTATGCCTTAATAACACAAGTCTCATCGATCTATACCAGATTGTATAGTTATCACTACCAGtcaatttaaaatatattattgcAGAACCATTAACAGGTGATGGATTTAGAAATAAAGGATGATTATAGTCAATGCCAGATCCTTGTGTCTAATTATTCATCTGATTCACACCATTTTGATTGATATTTGTCGAATTTGTTTGATTCAAAGATTGATTGAGACTTCGAGttacttgttcttcacttgttCCCATTTTGAGAATTTTCAATAAACAACTATCACAGTCTTCGATTGAATTCAGCGATTTACAAATCAATTTGTGCAACGGAATAAAGATCGAACTTAATAACCAGATATTCCAGTTAGAAGCTCTGATACGATGTTGTGATTTTAGGTGTAAAGATGAACCCTAAACCATACAAAAAGCATTGAAAGTAGAGAGAGAATTTGTGCAACCTTTATTATCAAAGTCTTAGTCCAAATGATCAGCATATGAGCTTATATACTATTAGAGTTAATCAAGAGATTAACTAATCATCTAACTAAAGGAATATACCTTAACTAACATTTAAACTGACTAATAAATTAAAGGCTTAACTGACTCTAACTAACCTTAGGAAAAGACTTATTTGCCATTCTGATCTTCAGTTCAATTTTTCAACAGTTTGTTCTGAAAGCAAACACAAACATTATtgtttccaaaaagaaaaaatgaatacGTTAGAAAGTGTCTAAGTAGACGATTGAACATAAAAATAtgatatttagaaaaatagtatttgaaaaaagttgaaaagaaagtatttggaagttgaaattttgtttagACATGCATTTAACTTGGataaaaaatataagttttgcgaacgaaaaaaaaaaatcacttaataAATTGgtccaaatcattttttttcaaacttgaaattcatcataaaaaaaaagttcacaAATTCAGTTTAATGTATAACCAAATgttgttttaaattttctttttaagaatGGGGAACAAgttcatgtccaaacgggctctaaatgatttgaaatttagatatatattttttaaaatgataaacTATTTACGGCTTTATTGATATTTTTTCAAACACCACTATCTTACAGCGATCCTTTCAGGTCTAATTAACCCAAAATCAAACATCATTCTCTGAAAATCTTATCAAAATGAAAACCGTACTGCTAAATTTAGTGGTGAATTACTCGTTAACCCAAAGATTATATTTGTGTTTAGTTCGGACAAAAGGACAAGAAGTTTGGACTCTagttccaaatttcaaaacaaGCTGGGGATGAAAAGACAACTCTATTAGGATTATAGTGAACTAAATATCTCTAATTAAGGCCACTCATTTGCTAattttgtatgtgtgtgtgtgtgtaatttTATACAACAcgagttcttgaatttggataCTCTAAATAGGGTCGAACTGTCAATATTAAGGGCGGAATGAGGGGACATATGGGGTTAATTCAAAGTCACGTCgttgaaaaattatactattatttatataaggtcaaaaaattatttcgtaCGTATACATAATAAATGTTGAATTTCCTTAGTTATTCATATGTTTACTTTATTATATATTGAATCTCTTCGGTGAAAATTCTCGCTCGGTCATTGGTCAATGAATTTCAAGGTGTATCATAGTTTGTGAAGAGTAGGGGTGTGCTTGGTATggagtaaaaaaatattttcgtatTTCTAACCTTAtaaatttttctataaatgaagAATTGACCTATAAAAGCCATTCAATTATAGTTCATGTTTGGCTGGGTACTTAAATTGCTTAAACACAAAGTTGAGGGAAAGACGAAAACAAAAAATTGTGAAATACGTGAAAATTAAAAAGCTCGTCGACTTTAGCATTCACATTGTCcaagattatttatatttatttcagtAGTTCGTAACGTAATCACATGCTATAAACATAAATTATACTATGTAAAATCACAGTCTATAAACGTACctgttataaaaaataaaaaaaattatttccaacgtttcttgaaaaaaaaaatgacacgaATTCCTTTTAGGACTTTTCCTGGAAGATAGACAATGAAATTTTTCCTTTCTACGTTTATGGAGAAAATTGTTGAAGAGTTTCATTTACAGactcctctttaacatggtgaAGTGACAAAACGGTTTAGGAGGGTCCTAAGCGTTTGTGATTATTCTCTTTTTTAATATGGTAAAGTGACACAACAGTTTTGGAGAGTCCTATTCACTGTGTTTATTCTCCTATGTATAGTTGTGAATTGACATAACTATGCAGGAGAGTCCTAATCACTGTGTTTATTCTCCTATTTATAGTGGTGAATTGACATGACAATTTAGGAGAATCCTACTCTTTGTGGTTATTCTCCTTTTTAACATCGTGAAGTGACATAACAGTTTAGGAGAGTCCTCATCGTTGTGTTTATCCTTCTTTTTAACATCGTGAAGTTAAAACTATTATgtctattcttttttttttttttaaatttaaatattaaatatataataaattacTTCCTCTGTTCATCTTTACTTATCCGTGTTTGAAttggcacaccccttaagaagtACGGagtaattaatataataataagttTACTCAATCACCCTTTGAATAGGATAAATCAGTATTTTTGGAAATGCATCAAGAAATAACTATAGttaataataaagataaattaggaactagatgataaatttTGTCTTTGTTTGCTAAACTAGACAAGTtttgggagaggtgattaggcaGGATATGGCGCGAGCTCTAGGGGAACAGCGATACGACATGACCATGATAGGAGGGTGAGAGATCGAGTATCAGGGTGGAGGATTAGTAGGCTGCACACAGACTTCTTTCCCGTACTAGGAGTAGTAGTATCTTTGTTACGTCTGCTTATTATTAGATCCCTAGTACTATCAGATTATTTCTTTCACTCTGTTATCTTATTATTTTGCTGCTATTACTGTTTACTGTTACTGGAGTTCGATCATCTCTCCTTGAGCCaggggtctatcggaaacagcctctctagcCTGTCACAAGATAGGAGTAACGTCTGCGACACTCTACCCTCTTCAGACCCCACCTAGTGAGATTTTCTTTGGGTACATTGTTGTTATATTTAATAGGAGAAAAAACGTAACTATacaaaagtataaaaatatttacaaattgtTAGCAGAAATATTTAGTTAACATTTAGTAGCAGTTGGAAGAGTTAGCACTAACAAACCTATTGATTATATTCCTacttttttgctcaaaaatatCTCCTCTCACCACAATATTACTCTCCATTACGGCTAGCACTAACAAACCTACTGATTTTGTTCctatttttttgctcaaaaatatCTCCTCTCCCCACAATTATGTTATGCCTTCCTCTCCCTTATAGAAAACTGACTTTGCCATATACGGTATCTATACCATAATTATACGTGGTATGCTTCAGATATAAAAGTTAtatcttacaaaatatttatattttaattaaaaaaatcacaaaaatgtACTTTTGATATAGCAAATTTATGCCATGAATTTACAATGTAACCTTTATATCCCATAACATTGTACTGAATTATAACAATAATTTGAATTGTCATATACTATATTTATACCATAAAATACAAGGtatatttatggtataaaaatatatggtatattttagatattaaatttttatagcATAAAAGTACATGGTATATTTTAGATATTAAATTTTTATACGTAGCAGATATTTATCTTAAATTAGAGAATAAATGATATGTTTATTTCTTAGATGATggataaatgaaaataaagactaaaagatatgactgAAACCCTGATTTTGAGGATCTTCCCATTCTTCACATACTTCTTTTAATGtgttatatatgtaataaacaGTGTTGCTTTTGtagaacggaaaagggccaaaattacccctgaactttcggaaatagtttatttatacccttcgttatactattgAGTCAATTGtgcccttaccgttatactatgggacaaatatacccctgaactttcggaaatagtttatttataccCTTAGTTATATTATTGGGTCAATTATGCCCTTACTGTTATACTATgagccaaatatacccttaagTTACATGGTCTGCCACGTGTCACAACCACGATAGACAACCCACTTCCTATAATTACACCTGATTAAATTAATCACTTAGGATCCGACCGTCACTTTATTCACCCAACCCGTTTTGTTTATTTCAAATCCAAATAAAGTACCCGTACTCGTTTTGTttatttcattacaggtttcgTTTCTGTAAAACACGGTAGTATACAAAATGATAACTCAAAATGAAGGATCATAAAATTATGGATAACACGATGACTTTTTGGTTTTAACTATCACATATATAGTGATTCTTGAAACTGCAATTAAGTGATGGCTAGTATATGTTGGTATTTTCAATAAGCAGGCTACTTGGCTGGTGGTCCATTGATGAATTAAGTCGAGAGGAACAAGCTCGACTATTTCATGATGGATTTCCTGGGATAGAATGGTTTTTCctgtttcttttctcttctcctctGCCTGAGTTCTTTGCATTGTTTTCATTCCTATGAAGAAAGAATAAATTTGTTTTTGTTACTGTAATGATCCTATTAACGTggtgagtttttttttatttgggtttTCATTTTGTATACTACCATGTTTTAAAGAAAcaaaacctgtaatgaaataaACAAAACGGGTACGGGTAATTTATTTGGGTTTGAACTAGACAAAACACGTTGGGTGAAATAAAGTGACGGGTCGGATCCAGTGATTAATTTAATCTGGGTGTAATTATTGGGGGAAGTGGGTTGGGCCATTATGATTGTGACACGTGGCAGACCGTGTAACTTAAGGGTGTATTTGGCTCACAGTATAACGGTAAAGGCATAATTGAcccaatagtataacgaagggtataaataaactattttcaaaagttcaggggtatatttgtcatagtataacggtaagaGCGCTATTAATAATAAGataacgaagggtataaataaactatttcccaaagttcaggggtaattttggacCTTTTCCGTTTGTAGAATATCAAAAGTTCTGCTATTTATATTCTTATTTATGGTATCGTGACTTCTCACGTAATTTTCTCTATTTAATATAGATCCTAATTGACCCACATGAGTTGGTGACCCGAATCTAATTTCTTTCCAAACTCCGAAGTATGCAAAGAAAATAGCCCAATAGAAAGTGATACATCTATACGGCTACTCGCCTATCGTAAAAGCGACTGTTCAGTTCTTATGGCATCTTAACTGTTGGAACTCTAGTCCTAACTCTAAGTACCATTAAGGGTCATTTAGTTTGGGTTGGTGAAGTTTAATCCCCATACAAAAATCagcaatattttatataatgtTTGATCGCTCACTTTTACTTTCATCTTAAAATGGAGTGCATGCATATGTTATGCAGAAATCTATTACTTATAGTTTATCGCGAATAAAATATggaatgagaaaataataaaattaactctcATAATAGTAagaatttttcattttgtttaacGAATTTTAACCGTGTTCCTCAAACTCTATCATTAAGATTTAAGGGAATGAAGAGAGTAATAAACAAAAACTTTGGGGCATTTCGACAATTTCATATGCATTTTGGGATGTTAAGCACTCCGGCTAATATTTGTTCAACTTAAAGGCGCTTGAGAGGCTGGAACTGATTCATGGTAAAAGTTATGGTTTCAACCGAACTGTTAGTTTTGACTCAAATTTTATATATGcgtcaaattttttaaatatgtattattattaaatttaaTGCTCATTAACTTAAATGGTCAGCAGGTTTAATGGTCTCTCAAacccataaatttcaaattctcaATCCGTTTCTAGGTGATCCTGTCTGCTCTATATTAATGAGTTTGGTTTGGCGGATCTCTCTTTTTCATTTGTCGATAACATAAGCAAACACTATTACAACATCTGCCATAACAcacctttatttttcattatcCAAAGGGATATACATGAACTCATACACGGGGGCAAGCCAGAAATTTTAAAAGGTTAAAGCAATTTTTGACTACTTCTTTGTcattataataaaaaatttccTTATGTCAAGGgaattcaaaaatatatatatatatatatgtggtagCTCTGACACTGTTCATACATATAGATCCACTTCCAGCCACAACTTTACTGTATTTAGCTGGAGTGAGATTAAGCCCcctttggccataagaattatccactttattccggaattttttttcacttttttccgaaatcagcgtttggacattagaattccgaatacaacttgaagttgtatccggaataccaaaaactcaaaaacttgtttttcaaaatttttcacttttttacaactacatttcactaaaaactacaatttaaaaaactatgacaaaaaataactccaactccaaaattccaaacaaagcgattttttttttttttgatatctaTGGACAAACTGGGCCTAATTCTTTTTCGATTTAACCATCTAGTATCTAAAGTTCATTTATCTGATTAATTTAATGTGGCAGGATAAGCTGGCCACTAGAAAAGATAAGTTGCTCTCTATACAAAAATCTTCATTTCTAAAACTTTTAACTTTAGAACTTTTAAGTAATTAAAAGTGGAGGGATATCTCAAACATTATGCTGCAACCGGCGGGAGCGGATATAACCTTTTCGTTATAGTTCATCTGAACCGGTAACTTTCGACAGAACATAGATATATacgtaaaaacatacttactaaactCTCAACAAATATTAGATTTGGACCAATAATAATTTTAACAGTACAAAAAGTTCAATACTAAGAAAGTAAGAATCTTAAAAATTGAacccattaaatttaaattctgaattCGCCTTTGGATACAACTTCGTGGCACTGAGATAAACTTGAAACCCTCCTTTTGTTCTCATCTCAATCAAAatgaacagaaaaaaaaaaagaagctattCATCAAACAGCTCACCAGCTCTTGTAATAGATTTTTTCTATGTTCAAAAAAAGGCCATCCACAAACCCTTTAATATTGTTTTTTAGCATTCAAGAACAAGCCAAAACAAATTACAGACACACCCTCTACACAAATTGTGGTGGACATCAAATCTTTCGACGCTCCACACTCCCTTTATAACTTACATTACTCCAACAACAgcaaaaatgaaacaaaaaagagTTTCAATCCACCCCATAAAAAAATCCTCTACTTAGTTCAAAATCCAAACTTAAATTCTTTCTGATTTAGTGTCTACAATTTCTGCATCCTATATTGTTGTTTTGCTCGTTCGCCATAAGAGGGGCCGAGGGGGTGAAAGAGTCGTtctttattttcaagattataaATCCCTCTACTTGTTGATATTCTTTGAGTGACCTGATTACTTGTTAATCTATCTTATTTAAGATTATAAATCCAACATTTTAAGTAGGCTTACCTGGATACCCTTTTGGGTAACTTGATTGATTACCTACTGTAGGAGGTAAATTGTCTtatatattttcaagattaacaaattttatattttaaggaGGCTTACTTATGATAGCTTTTGAGTGACCTAATTATCTGTTGTAGCAGATAATCTGTTTTCAAGATTATTAATCTTTAAGGTTAATTTATTGTAGTTTTTTGGGATGATGCTTGCTGTATCTGCACCTTTGAACTACAAAAACGAGAGGGAAAATTATGATTTATTCCAAGATTTTCCCGATGGGAATTTAATCGACACCATCGATTTCGATGACCTTTTCGAGGGAATCAACGATGGAGATTTGCTGCCGGATTTGGAGATTGATCTTGCTGAATTCTCAGTTAGTAGTGGTGAGGAATCTGATAGTATGAATAATACTACTACTtctagaaaagaagaagaagtgcaAAAAGCTCCATCATCAGAGCATGAACAGAAGAGTGAAGTAAATGTCAAATCCAAGTCAAAGAAGAATGATAAAGCCAAGAAATCATCTGGACAAATCAAGAATCCTGAAGGCAAGAGGAAAGTGAAGGTAAATCCCCTAAAAAGATTTGAGAAATTCAAAAATATCATCTCCAAATTACTTAGAATTTAGGGTTTCATGAAAGCGTTTATAATTTTTGCACTACCGGGTAATTTTTACTCGTTGTATCAACGAGCAATCTGTCTTATTTATAAGATTGCAAAATCTCATAGTTAAGGAGGTTTACTGGTCAATAATTTTGAGCGAACAAATTATTACCTGTTGTAGGAAgtaatattatgacttattttcAAAATCACGAATCTCCCATTTTAAATATCGATCGATATAATTTTGAGCAAACATATTACCTATTGTACAAGGtgatatgttttattttcaagattacgTACAAACCTTACATTTTAAAGAGGATTACCTGTCGATATCTTTTGAGCGAACAAATTACCTATTGTAGGAggtaatttatattatttttaagattACAAATCTTATGCTTTAAAGAGGAACACTTGTTGATATCCTTTTAATAACTTGTTCATGTAAAAAATTCCTTatactaataatatatattaaCTTAATTAAACTCATGATGTAATTCATGGAAAGTAAACCTTATGAGTTATCGTCGATTTCTGAGAAGAGTTTAAGTGATATACACCAATAGTATAATGTATCCTTTAATAGAAAAGTTATTGGTTAACGATGTTTTTATCAATGAGGCTGCAATATATATTCGGAAAGTTAATTTTTCTGTTTGTTTGTTCTTggattattttttcctttctagctttttgttttctttgggATAAAATTTCTTGAATTGTGTGAAGGTGGATTGGACACCAGAGCTGCATCGAAGATTTGTAAAAGCAGTAGAGCAATTAGGTGTAGATAAAGCAGTCCCATCAAGGATTTTAGAGCTTATGGCAGCTGATGGTCTCACTCGACATAATATTGCTAGCCATCTTCAGGTAAGCAattattcttttcattttaattctgtTTATTAAcgatatgaaaaatatttatattatcaaattaattattactcccttcgtcccaatttaagtgtcttactttcctttttgatttTCCCCAGAAATAgtgtctctttttatatttagtaagtttttcaatttcaaaatactgCATGAcaaatttaagaccacaagatttaaaaaactatacacatctttaatttaagaccacacgattcaaaagtctctctttgtttcttaaatttcgtgtccagtttgtcaaactaagacacttagtaggcgtttggccataagaattattcactttattccgaaattttttcacttttttttacttttcagcGTTTTGCCATaagaattccgaatacaacttgaagttgtattccagaataccaaaaacttgtttttcaaaaaaattcacttttttcacttttttacaactatattttaccaaaaactacaatttcaaaaactatggccaaacacaactccaactccaactccaaaattccaaaaaaagtgattttttttttttgatttctatGGACAAACTGGGccttaaattgagacggagggaatactaagtaattataaattaatttcttgagAAGCATTAATCAGTGATCTTATAGATAATAGCTAACCTTCTAATTTCTATCTCAAATTAAAATTCACCGATTGTCTAGAAGATAAAATACATATGAATTACTAGTATATACTACAAGTTAAATCCTCCTTCTTTTGGTCATTCCAATATTCAAGAACGAGCCAAGAATCCCAATTTAGCATTTTCTGTAAAGAGGAAAGGCAGGTCTTGCCTGAAAAATCCAAAGCTTTGTGATTTGCTCATAATGGAAACATTCTTAATTTGTGCACAAAAAGAGTAGTAAACAAAATCCTCTTTTGAGTTCATATTTCTTACCTGCATCTTTTAAAGAAAGAACTTTGAGAGTAAAATTTGCTAGATTAcaatattgtttttttttttttcctcctgtacaattaatttgattaacacgaaacaaaaatatatactccctctgttgaTTAGTTCCGtatcttacttttttttaatctgttttAAAATAatgttcttttataatttttcgtttaacattttttttaccCTATATATGAGAATGACAGATGGCATTTTATGACTATAAAATCCAAATGGTACTCTTATAACTTAGTGCGTTATACATACTTTTAGTTAACCCATAAGATTTAAAAGTATTCTCAACATTTTCAAACGCAGTGCCAAGTCAAATTAAGAGGAGAGTATCTTATTTTGGAACACAACTTGCTAGAAAAGAATTACGAGCTATAAATACATTGTTATATGAGTTATGTTTTATGCACTGTCGGATTAAGTTCACATAAAGTAATAGGTAAATGTTCATAGTAAGCATGATAATTTTAACCTGAAAAATAGAAGATTAACTTGCTACAATCAGTTACATTAGTCTGATGGtcagtgtatataacttaaatctttatattatatatctgTAGAAATATCGAGCCCATCGAAAACATTTGCTCGCGAGAGAAGCTGAGGCAGCAAGCTGGAGCCAGAGGAAGCAAATGTACAGTGGTGCCGCCGTTATCGAAGGTGGAGGAAGGAGAGATATGATGAGCACATGGCCTGCACCACCAACCATGGGTTTTCCACCTATGCATCATGTTAGAACCTTACATGTTTGGGGGCATCCACCTACAAATAATTCTTTTTGGCATCCACACTATCAAGGAGTgagtttctctctcttttttttttttttttttttgttctccaCATTATTTCCTCCTTTTTAATTGATATAGTTTGACATGGAGTTTAAATAAGAaagaatctttttaaaaaatttggtcttacatatatatgcttgatATTTCTGCGGTAATATAAT
This window harbors:
- the LOC132053347 gene encoding probable transcription factor GLK1, translating into MMLAVSAPLNYKNERENYDLFQDFPDGNLIDTIDFDDLFEGINDGDLLPDLEIDLAEFSVSSGEESDSMNNTTTSRKEEEVQKAPSSEHEQKSEVNVKSKSKKNDKAKKSSGQIKNPEGKRKVKVDWTPELHRRFVKAVEQLGVDKAVPSRILELMAADGLTRHNIASHLQKYRAHRKHLLAREAEAASWSQRKQMYSGAAVIEGGGRRDMMSTWPAPPTMGFPPMHHVRTLHVWGHPPTNNSFWHPHYQGVTNSPTPGTPCFHAPIAPTSFAAPLMVPGIPPPPAIIKVDNGVGQVHPSKECIDAAIEDVLARPELPLPLGLKSPSIDSVLNELQRQGITKIPPN